The stretch of DNA tggagtgaggatgatgatgagaaaggtgagggagcagcctaaaacaacacggcaggagtttgttaatgatctggaagcagttgggacctccgtcaccaagaaaacagttggcaacacactgcgccgttatggattgaactcttgcagtgcccgcaaggtccccctgctcaagaaggcacatgtacaggcccgccttaagtttgccagtgaacatctaaatgactcagagaaggcttgggagaaagtgctgtggtctgacgaaaccaaagttgagctatgtGGCATTAagtcgacccgccgtgtttggaggatgaaaaaaacgtgagtatgacccaaagaacaccatacccacggttaagcatggaggtggaaacatcatgttttggggctgtttttcagcaaagggtacagggcaacttcaccgcattatggggccaatgaatgcagccatgtactgtaacatcttggacaaaaaccttctttcctcagcaagaacactgaagatgcctcgtgggtgggttttccaacatgacaatgacccaaaacatactgtcaggacaacaaaggagtggctcaagaagaagcatattaaggtcatggagtggcctagtcagtctccagaccttaacccgatcgaaaacctgtggagggagctgaagctccgagtttccaagaggcagccaagaaacttgaaggatttagagactgtctgtaaagatgaatgggccaaaatccctcctgcgctgtgtgcaaacctggtgaccaactacaagaaacgtctcatcgctgtgcttgccaacaaaggtttctctacaaagtactgacttgtgttgtgcttggggatcaaatacttatttcccttaataaaatacataacaatttataacttttagattgtgtgttttttatgcattttcgattgatattctgtctatacccataaccagtaaacaaccataaaaaccagagtctgatcatttctatggaagtgggcaaacttacaaattcagcaggggatcaaatacttatttcccccactgtatgattggccccacatttattctgTGGCATGACTGTGGCAAGAACCCAAACATATatagccaaggtcattaagaactaggAAGTGGTGGCAAGGCCCCCACAGAGTCCtgatctcatcatcatcatttcagaTTACACAAAGAGACATCCACAAGACCATTGGACCAGcagagttccttcaaaaactgtgcgAAAAGTGgacctagaagaattgatgctgtcttgaaggcaaagaatggtcacaccaaatattgatttgatttgatctgatcaTTCACATGCGTTTTATTAATTGATGAAAAAATCAACTATTAACACTtctatttttgaaagcattctcagtttacagttttttttcataCCTGCCTAAAACGTTTGCACAGTACTATATAATCAAAATGTAATCACGTTTTAATAAACAGTtatcaataaacaaataaatgtgtttcgTGTGTACCCGTTGTGATCATACTTCTCCCTATGGGTCATACCACACTAATGGAAAGTGGGCGCATTAGCTACATCTCTCAAATATCTAACTACCAAAACTATCTCATGAAATGTACAGTTCGCATAAATGCAATATATGCAATATATGTAGAGAGATAGCAAGCTTTGCTAACGAGATTTGCTACTGATTAcctttctttaattttccttAGCGATAAAAATTGAACTGGTCCCAGTCATCTCAGTAAGCGTTGCTTTGCAGGATCTACTGTTCTGATTTCTGATGGACGTGATCTTAATTTTTTAAGGCCTTGATGctctgatgctctgatgttGTCAATCTCTCCGGGGTATAAATAGGACACTCCTGTAGTCCACTAGTGAGTTTTTATGTGTAAATTACCTGAAGACACACAGCGAGTGATATCGagcattatttcacatttatcaGAGCAACACATTAAATTGAATAGTCAACACACCTATATAGTCACATAAAAGTCAACCTTGCAACATCGTAGCAAGGTTCGCAGGGGAAAACCAAAGGTCACTCTGTGTGACTTTCAGCACAACATCTCCCTTCCAGAAAAGTCTGTCACGAAGGAGCAACCTTTGAAGATATCGTAGCCAGAAAATCCCTGGAAAATCACATCTAATGTCCTTGAGGTTGTTGAGCAAAACTCCAGCATGCAATTCATACTTGAAAATTCTGAGTTTCCAGTGCTCCAGACAGAGCAGACTCAACCCCTCATgcaacatctatctatctatctatctatctatctatctatctatctatctatctatctatctatctatctatctaatatGTCCATATCACACACTTATGGGCTCATGGAAATTATTACTGAGGTACATTTCAGTAAATGTACATCACATTTTGTACCTCACAGTGAATCTCTGAATTCACATTTCACATGTGTAATATTAGTAAATAGGCTGTTATAATcacattaaaatcaaacaaCTCTCAATTATCTTTTCTGTCTGGTTTGATGAGAATGAACGACCTCAGCTTAGCTCCTCTTTCCAAGTAAAAATACATACCACCGTAATAGTAAGAGACCTAGTGGCAGCAGCGGCTATGGCAGCGGCCGCCTCGCTGCTGTAattgaagagagagaagaagagagagcgGAACCGGAAGGACAGAGGCTGTCAGAAGGACGGATCTGTGCTGTGCTCTGCAGGGACTGTGCTGGGGTAGTTGAGGCGAGATGCTGACCAATATCTCTAACGTGCTGAGAGCTTGCGCTCACAGAAATGTAagtacacacattttattttataggcGATCTTAGCTTAGCTCTGCGTCATGACCTCTGTCCCTCACCTCAGATGTTTACCCAAAACAAAACTCTAAGCTCCGTTCTGACCTTGCGAGGCCGAAGGGTAGCTTGTTTGGCTAACGCACCTGAAGTTTGCGTTCTAACCCGAGTTCTGTGCTATAACTTCAATGTTTTGGTCAGCTTAGACTCCGAGTTTTACTAGTTTAACAGTAGCTGTCATTATAGTTAGGTGCTGTGTCTTCGCCGTAAACTTTATGCTGTTTAATGAAACCCGACAGCTGctatcatcattattataaaaCTAGGTAGTACAGTCATGTTTACACCACTTAAATGAATTCAGACGATTTCCCTACTAAACAGGATGAGATAGTTTCGCcaagaaagacattttcaagcATCAGCATCTGTAATATTAGACTAAGCCTATTTAATCATTAGTTTATTCCTTGAACAGCACAGAGAGATGCCATCAAATGCCTTTCAGACTCATATTGCTGAATTGTTCCCACTATTCTGATATGTTTTACGTCATGAACTTGAacatttatgaatatttaactGATATCCCACATTTAGTAATGTATGGTAATCTTGGtttattttgtcaaataaaaaaaaaacaacaaaaaaaaacatttattgaaaaattgttTTGTAATGATTAAAATAAGTATTGCCTTGATGTTGGTACTGACATCCAATTCTGAATGACTGGGAGTAACTTTGATAAAATTCAAACTTTTGCAGATTGAAAACTTTCTTACATACGTGTCCTTCTTTCCTACATCAGGGAGCTGCAGCAGTCGTATCAGGGCGCTGGTATTCTGACTTTACGACCCAGGCTACCTTTGAAATAAAGGTGAAATTCACTAAGTTGTACGTCTGATAAAATGGTTAAtgtatttgttcagttttatttactgtggGCATTTCTTTCACGTCTAGAAATGTGACGTCTTCAAGCTGGATGAGGCCCCGGCCACTCAGGTGGTTATGACTCGGGATGAGGGCCTGCAGTACTACCGCATCATGCAGACCATGAGGCGTATGGAGCTGAAGGCAGACCAGCTGTATAAGCAGAAGATTATCAGAGGATTCTGTCACTTGTATGATGGCCAGGTCaactattttaatattttttccattttgtgcaatgaaaatattgtgttttattgtgatatattgtgttttatatcaaTGTCATAGTAATAATTTGCTGCTCAGCAAAGTCTGCTTTGAAATTCAAAATTGATTACCTTAAAACCAATAATCACAGATGAGCaatatttaaaaagatgatGTGTTCAAAATACCTTAAACATGgagaaataaatatcaaacCTGTATCTTTTACTGTAACATAAAGATCATATTTGCATATGTAAGCCCACAAACATGTCAGGCTATTTGTTTTCTATTAACAGGAAGCCTGTGCTGTTGGTATTGAAGCCTCAATTAATCTGACAGACCACCTAATAACTGCATATCGCGCCCACGGATACACTTACACCAGGGGTGGGACTGTGAAGGAAATCATGGCAGAGCTCACTGGTGAGTCTCCAAACCTAAGAGCTAAGGCTTTCTTTTTTATGCTGGGGTTAGTCGTGCCAGTGGGTGTTTTCACTGCACCACACATAAAGGTCAAGTGGTTTCTTCTACCTCTGCAACAGTCATTCATTGGGTAATTGAAGGGATTCACCAAGCAGCAACAGCAAGAAATGTCCAGTTTACAACAGTGGTGTAACACAGCTctgacacacaaatgcaaacatagaataaacagtaaaataagtTTGAGCTCTGACTGTAGATAGGTGTGGGATTAAACTCTCAACACAGACATGCAGGAATTGAGAGCTTAAGAAAAAAGTCTTTATGGAGAGATAGTTACTCCTAGACTCCAGAACAGATGAAGCTCTGAGAACAAGGTGAGAGATTGTCATGATTTAGTTAAAGAGGATGAGCCTGGACTAAAGGTGAAACCAAAAACACCTAGTTTTGCAACCATAATTCATTTTGAGATGAGATGTGATTCttgcttattatttatctgcacaCTCTTGTTTTTGATGTGCAGGCAGAAGAGGAGGCATTGCAAAGGGCAAAGGAGGCTCTATGCACATGTACTGCAAGAACTTCTATGGAGGAAATGGAATTGTTGGAGCTCAGGTATGATGCCCAAACATACTATCAAGGTGTCTGAGGCCAAAGTGGTGAACTAGTCCTTTATTCTGTGTTCATGGTGTCTGAACTTGTGCCTTAGACATTACATCTATTTTTTAGAAAGAAGTTATAATGGAATTAAAGAGTGTTCACTCAAATCGAATGAATCTAATATTGGCTTAGGCATAGAAAAAAGATTGATTTACAAAACTCCAGCCGGGTAGTTCTGCATGACACTGTTGTCATGTACAGAAATAATGACTGATGTCTGTATCAACCTGTCTTTCCTCAGGTTCCCCTGGGTGCTGGCGTGGCGCTGGCCTGCAAATATCAGGGCAACAAcgagctgtgtgtctgtctctatGGTGACGGTGCAGCCAACCAGGTAAGACAGAGAAATCCATGGCATCttaattttaaagtaaaactcGTTCTGCTGGATAGAGAATGGACTcttcaaaaagcaaaaataagaataaaatttGCCCTTATTTTTTGCAACATTCAAAAAATTCTTGGTGTGTTTCACAGGGTCAGATATTTGAAACCTACAATATGGCAGCTCTTTGGAAGTTGCCTCTAATCTTTATCTGTGAGAACAACCGGTATGGCATGGGTACTTCAGTGGAGCGAGCTGCAGCCAGCACAGACTACTTCAAGAGAGGAGAATTCATTCCTGGTCTCAGGGTATGGTGCTCATTTGTGTCAATAAACCTGTTTCCCTGCAAGTCCTCATGATCAGTTTAATATAAATTAGTGTAGTTcttctaaaataaacaaaagcatttaattcaaagttgttttttgtgtccAGGTGGATGGGATGGATGTTCTGTGTGTTCGGGAAGCAACCAGATTTGCAGCTGATCACTGCCGGTCTGGGAAGGTGAGTTAAAACACTGGTTTATAATAAGCAGAAAGTCTATTACCATGTTCTTATTTAAGTAACCTTTGTAATCCATTTCATCAGGGACCCATTCTCATGGAACTTCAGACCTACCGCTATCATGGCCACAGTATGAGTGATCCTGGTGTGAGGTAAATGATAATGGTTACTGTTCTttataaatttgaatttattacAGTTTAAGTCTTTGCTCTAACTAATAATTGCTCACTCTCCCGCTGCCccctgcttctgctgctgttccACAGTAGTCTTTGTGtactctccttctctctgtagTGACCTCTCAACAGTAATATAATGCTGGTAATCAGGATTTTCACATAGTGATGAGAAAATGTAGAGAAAATGATTATATTAGCGCGTCCCTACAACACCCTTGCACCCATCTTCTCTTTTAGCTACCGCACACGTGAGGAAATCCAGGAGGTCCGCAGTAAGAGTGACCCCATCTCCATGCTGAAGGACCGCATGCTCAGCAACAACATGGCCAGCGTGGAGGAGCTTAAGGTAGTTTTTGTGCCATTTCTGTGCCATCCTTGTTATATCTTTTATTTACTATTCTAAACCAAGTAAATACTTCATGGCATCCTCAagatttttttgtcacacaACATATCTTGGACGCAACTGTGAGTGAGGAATTAAACAAGTTTGAAGCAGTAGCTGAAAAATGTTTTGTCGTAGGTCCTCTTTTAAAGTAACAAATGTTGTTTTAGTTGTCATACAGAGggacatttctttatttaaacacCAGAAGGTGCTAGTCTGACtggtttttgtatttgtctccTTCAACCATACAACCCCAGCACTGCAACTATCTGTAGATGGCTGAAATTGCAATATGTATTCCTTGGCAGCAAAAAAATACCCACATTTGCTTTCACTGTTGGATGTATTAAACTTGATAtacacttgccagttcattaggtacataaGTTCATGCATTCTGATGTAACCGTACTAAATCCCCCTTTCTGACTGTTCAACTtgttacatattctgcatgAACGCATTCTTAGGGTCTTCATTTCACTCTTAGAGTGGCAAGAACAAAGTTAGTACTGGCCAGGTAGTTTGTACCTCATTTCACAGCACACGTCATATAAGCATTATGGGAGATGCTCAAGATAGAC from Mugil cephalus isolate CIBA_MC_2020 chromosome 15, CIBA_Mcephalus_1.1, whole genome shotgun sequence encodes:
- the pdha1a gene encoding pyruvate dehydrogenase E1 subunit alpha 1a, with translation MLTNISNVLRACAHRNGAAAVVSGRWYSDFTTQATFEIKKCDVFKLDEAPATQVVMTRDEGLQYYRIMQTMRRMELKADQLYKQKIIRGFCHLYDGQEACAVGIEASINLTDHLITAYRAHGYTYTRGGTVKEIMAELTGRRGGIAKGKGGSMHMYCKNFYGGNGIVGAQVPLGAGVALACKYQGNNELCVCLYGDGAANQGQIFETYNMAALWKLPLIFICENNRYGMGTSVERAAASTDYFKRGEFIPGLRVDGMDVLCVREATRFAADHCRSGKGPILMELQTYRYHGHSMSDPGVSYRTREEIQEVRSKSDPISMLKDRMLSNNMASVEELKEIDVEVRKEIEDAAQFATTDPEPPLEELCNHIFHNSPPLEVRGTHPWAKLKSVS